A window from Neorhizobium sp. NCHU2750 encodes these proteins:
- a CDS encoding ABC transporter ATP-binding protein, whose product MSPSSVNIIRDTPLPQAGKAVGIETLGMTMRFGSFTALDDVSISVPAGSFHALLGENGAGKSTLVKCIMGFYHATSGSLSVDGREVAVASPKDAATYGLGMVYQHFTLVPSLTGAENLVISRAKVPSVINWVKERRELAAFMQGMPFKIPLDRPVRELAAGEKQKLEIVKQLYLGRSFLVLDEPTSVLTPAEADEMLGLVRAMTDCGELTVLMISHKFHEITKFADAVSVLRRGKLVGTGKVSDLSTADMAAMMIGDVKLAELDSRAPVRDLAETVLKVSKVKAPDRSGLKTIEIEDLSVRSGEIVGIAGISGNGQKELTEILAGQRQTDAGSVLVNGAAYGATRAETRRNNVRFIPEEPLQNACAPKMTVIENLSFRTFDLKGDGRDAIWLNKGGMKKRATALISDFKVKTASSSSPIAALSGGNVQRAVLARELTGAVDLLIVSNPCFGLDFSAVAEIRARIMRARNAGTAVLLLSEDLDELLEMSDRIMVISEGRLVYETPARGADIGVIGAHMAGHH is encoded by the coding sequence ATGAGCCCATCATCCGTCAACATCATCCGCGATACACCCCTCCCCCAGGCCGGCAAGGCGGTGGGCATCGAGACACTCGGTATGACGATGCGCTTCGGCTCCTTCACGGCGCTGGACGACGTGTCGATCAGCGTGCCGGCGGGCTCCTTCCATGCGCTTCTCGGCGAAAATGGCGCCGGCAAGTCGACGCTTGTCAAATGCATCATGGGTTTCTACCACGCCACGTCGGGTTCACTGTCGGTGGATGGGCGCGAGGTTGCCGTCGCCTCGCCAAAGGATGCGGCCACCTACGGCCTCGGCATGGTCTACCAGCATTTTACGCTCGTACCGTCCTTGACGGGCGCAGAGAACCTAGTGATCAGCCGGGCCAAGGTCCCCTCCGTGATCAACTGGGTGAAGGAGCGCCGCGAACTCGCCGCCTTCATGCAGGGCATGCCCTTCAAGATCCCGCTCGACCGGCCCGTCCGTGAACTGGCGGCAGGCGAAAAGCAGAAGCTCGAAATCGTAAAGCAGCTCTATCTCGGCCGCTCTTTTCTGGTCCTCGACGAACCAACATCGGTACTGACGCCGGCGGAAGCCGACGAGATGCTGGGCCTCGTGCGGGCCATGACCGATTGCGGCGAACTGACCGTACTGATGATATCCCACAAGTTCCACGAGATCACAAAGTTCGCCGATGCAGTCTCCGTGCTGCGCCGAGGCAAACTGGTTGGAACCGGTAAGGTCAGCGACCTTTCGACCGCAGACATGGCGGCAATGATGATCGGCGACGTCAAGCTGGCCGAGCTCGACAGCCGCGCTCCGGTGCGGGACCTCGCAGAAACCGTGCTGAAAGTCAGCAAGGTCAAGGCGCCGGATCGCTCCGGCCTGAAGACCATCGAGATCGAAGACCTTTCAGTCCGATCGGGCGAGATCGTCGGCATTGCCGGCATTTCCGGGAATGGCCAGAAGGAGCTTACGGAGATCCTCGCCGGCCAGCGGCAGACCGATGCCGGCAGCGTTCTGGTCAATGGCGCGGCCTATGGAGCGACACGGGCGGAAACCCGCAGAAACAATGTCCGCTTCATTCCCGAAGAGCCCCTGCAGAATGCCTGCGCGCCGAAGATGACGGTAATCGAAAATCTCTCTTTCCGCACTTTCGACCTGAAGGGCGATGGCCGCGACGCAATCTGGCTGAACAAGGGCGGCATGAAGAAACGGGCAACGGCACTGATTTCCGACTTCAAGGTCAAGACGGCCTCCTCGTCCTCTCCGATTGCGGCTCTTTCCGGCGGAAACGTGCAGCGAGCGGTGCTTGCCCGAGAACTCACCGGTGCAGTCGATCTGCTAATCGTGTCGAACCCATGCTTCGGGCTGGACTTTTCCGCTGTCGCCGAAATTCGTGCCCGCATCATGAGGGCCCGTAATGCCGGCACGGCTGTCCTGCTGCTGTCGGAGGATCTGGACGAGCTTCTGGAGATGTCCGACCGCATCATGGTCATATCGGAGGGTCGGCTGGTCTATGAAACGCCGGCACGCGGCGCCGATATCGGGGTCATCGGCGCCCACATGGCAGGGCATCACTGA
- a CDS encoding cupin domain-containing protein gives MPETTREMLTSGGWKALEFGPFRKDVTIHWIKPFEADQPGVALLKYQAGASVPRHRHEGLETILVLEGTQSDEAGDYGLGSYVVNAAGTEHSVWSDTGCVVLIQWDRPVKILEEDKV, from the coding sequence ATGCCTGAAACGACGCGTGAAATGCTGACATCCGGAGGATGGAAGGCTCTCGAATTCGGTCCCTTTCGCAAGGACGTGACTATTCACTGGATCAAGCCTTTCGAGGCTGACCAGCCGGGCGTAGCGCTGCTGAAGTATCAGGCAGGCGCGTCCGTCCCACGCCATCGTCACGAGGGGCTTGAGACGATCCTCGTGCTGGAGGGCACGCAATCCGACGAGGCCGGCGATTACGGCCTCGGGAGCTATGTGGTCAATGCGGCCGGCACCGAACATTCGGTGTGGAGCGATACGGGCTGCGTCGTGCTGATCCAATGGGACCGGCCGGTGAAGATACTGGAAGAGGACAAGGTATGA
- a CDS encoding HlyD family secretion protein, translating into MKTLLAASGRVLLTCVFVCIAGVLGYHIWDYYMNLPWTRDGKLQADVVRLTTDVSGIVSEVDVHDNQKIKMGDVIFKIDSARFVLAKRDAEAQVTSSQAALRQAKADLALYQRLGDGSVTRQKIDQAQTTADQAEATYQTALVTLDTAELNLERSTVKAPVNGVITNFSLRPGDYVTAGATVSALVDSDSYYVDGYFEENKLDRIKLGDKAHIGLMGTTGVLKGHVVGIAAGIEDRERTDTTDALANVTPTFTWVRLAQRVPVRIALDDVPQGTVLVAGRTASVSIAETP; encoded by the coding sequence GTGTATCGCAGGTGTGCTGGGATACCATATCTGGGACTATTATATGAACCTGCCGTGGACTCGTGACGGCAAACTTCAGGCAGACGTCGTTCGCTTGACCACGGACGTGTCTGGCATCGTCAGCGAGGTTGACGTGCATGACAACCAGAAGATCAAGATGGGAGATGTCATCTTCAAGATCGACAGCGCCCGCTTCGTGCTGGCCAAGCGGGATGCGGAAGCCCAGGTGACCAGTTCACAGGCGGCTTTGCGTCAGGCGAAGGCCGATCTTGCCCTCTATCAGCGTCTGGGTGATGGCTCGGTTACGCGACAGAAGATTGACCAGGCCCAGACGACCGCCGATCAGGCCGAAGCAACCTATCAGACTGCACTGGTTACGCTCGATACGGCAGAGCTCAATCTTGAACGGTCCACTGTCAAAGCACCGGTCAATGGAGTGATCACCAACTTCTCGCTACGGCCGGGTGACTACGTGACAGCGGGAGCAACGGTTTCGGCCCTGGTTGATAGCGATTCATATTATGTCGATGGCTATTTCGAAGAGAACAAGCTCGACCGGATCAAGCTCGGCGACAAGGCACATATTGGCTTGATGGGAACAACCGGAGTGCTCAAAGGCCATGTTGTTGGCATCGCCGCTGGTATCGAGGACCGTGAACGTACCGATACGACGGATGCGCTGGCCAACGTGACCCCGACATTCACCTGGGTTCGATTGGCACAACGCGTGCCGGTGCGTATAGCGCTGGACGATGTGCCTCAAGGAACAGTTCTGGTCGCTGGCCGAACTGCGAGCGTCAGCATTGCTGAAACACCCTGA
- the atzF gene encoding allophanate hydrolase: MTGIGSASLPAFDIGSLLDFYRNGGSVADIVERVFDRIAEVDDPGIFIHIADKQSVLAEAGKLGSFDPQKPLFGIPFAVKDNIDVAGMPTTAACPDYAYPATVDATVVRLLKRAGALVIGKTNLDQFATGLVGVRSPYPIPRNAIDPALVPGGSSSGSAIATAQGIVCFALGTDTAGSGRIPAGLNNIVGLKPSVGALSAAGVIPACRTLDCVSIFALTVEDAWAVFSVAARPDASDAYSKTVPAIGFGSAPATLTIGVPAKEDLKFFGDTAMEAAYAEALSTLTELGHRLVEISFSDFYKLADLLYEGAWVAERYAAVKEFFDVHEESFHPVTRKIYGAAKALSAADAFDGFYALQALKKKLEPVIDALDLFCVPTAPRHYTVAELEAEPIRENSRLGTYTNFVNLLDMCGIAVPTGTRKDGLPASVTLLAASGKDGLTATIARDLHVASGLPLGATGWAQPVPAIIEPENSADDMIDIVVVGAHLSGMQLNHQLIELGGEFSRVASTSSDYRLYALAGTVPPKPGMVRAKVGQGKEIDVEVWRLPPAAFGRFVAAIPAPLGIGTISLADGTSAKGFLCEQVAVESGAIDISHHGGWRAFCAVAAKAG, encoded by the coding sequence ATGACTGGCATTGGGTCGGCTTCACTACCGGCTTTCGACATAGGTTCGCTGCTGGATTTCTATCGCAATGGCGGCAGCGTCGCCGATATCGTGGAGAGGGTCTTCGACCGGATCGCCGAGGTCGATGATCCCGGTATATTCATCCACATCGCAGACAAGCAAAGCGTGCTTGCCGAGGCCGGCAAGCTCGGCTCTTTCGATCCGCAAAAGCCATTGTTCGGCATCCCCTTCGCGGTGAAGGACAATATCGATGTCGCCGGCATGCCGACCACCGCGGCCTGCCCCGACTATGCCTATCCGGCCACGGTCGACGCCACTGTTGTCCGGTTGTTGAAGCGGGCCGGCGCCCTCGTAATCGGCAAGACCAACCTCGACCAGTTCGCCACCGGCCTGGTGGGCGTCCGTTCTCCTTACCCTATCCCCAGGAATGCCATCGACCCCGCACTTGTACCGGGAGGCTCGTCGTCCGGCTCGGCTATCGCCACGGCGCAGGGCATCGTTTGCTTCGCTCTCGGTACCGATACCGCAGGCTCCGGCCGCATTCCGGCCGGACTCAACAATATCGTCGGACTGAAGCCGAGCGTCGGGGCTCTCTCCGCCGCAGGTGTCATTCCGGCCTGCCGCACGCTCGATTGCGTGTCGATTTTTGCGCTGACGGTGGAGGACGCCTGGGCGGTGTTTTCCGTCGCCGCACGGCCTGATGCAAGTGATGCCTATTCGAAGACAGTGCCGGCGATCGGCTTCGGATCTGCGCCGGCAACACTGACGATCGGCGTACCTGCGAAGGAGGACCTGAAATTCTTCGGCGACACCGCCATGGAGGCGGCCTATGCGGAGGCCCTGTCCACACTCACCGAACTGGGCCACCGGCTGGTGGAAATCTCCTTTTCCGATTTCTACAAGCTCGCCGATCTTCTCTACGAAGGCGCCTGGGTCGCCGAGCGTTACGCTGCTGTGAAGGAGTTTTTCGACGTTCACGAAGAAAGCTTCCATCCGGTAACGCGCAAGATCTATGGCGCAGCCAAGGCGCTTTCCGCAGCAGATGCCTTCGACGGCTTTTATGCGCTTCAGGCGCTGAAGAAAAAACTGGAACCCGTCATCGACGCGCTGGATCTGTTTTGCGTTCCAACTGCACCGCGGCACTATACGGTCGCCGAACTCGAGGCAGAACCGATCCGTGAGAACTCACGTCTCGGCACCTACACCAATTTCGTCAACCTGCTCGACATGTGCGGCATCGCAGTTCCCACCGGCACGCGCAAGGATGGCCTTCCGGCGAGCGTCACCTTGCTTGCCGCTTCGGGCAAGGACGGGCTGACGGCGACAATCGCCCGCGATCTGCACGTCGCAAGTGGACTTCCCCTTGGCGCGACCGGCTGGGCGCAGCCGGTTCCGGCCATCATCGAGCCGGAAAATTCGGCGGATGACATGATCGATATCGTCGTCGTCGGCGCGCATCTTTCCGGAATGCAGCTCAATCATCAGCTCATCGAACTGGGCGGTGAATTCTCCCGTGTCGCCAGCACGTCCTCGGACTACCGACTATACGCGCTTGCCGGCACGGTTCCGCCCAAGCCCGGCATGGTCCGGGCGAAAGTCGGGCAAGGCAAAGAGATTGATGTAGAAGTCTGGCGATTGCCGCCGGCTGCCTTTGGCCGGTTCGTTGCCGCAATTCCCGCGCCATTGGGGATAGGGACGATATCGCTGGCGGATGGAACCTCTGCCAAAGGTTTTCTGTGCGAACAGGTCGCCGTGGAAAGCGGAGCAATCGATATCAGTCATCACGGTGGCTGGCGGGCCTTTTGTGCCGTGGCGGCAAAGGCTGGCTGA
- a CDS encoding ABC transporter permease, with protein MDETGIGLWGVPLAILAGAIRVSTPFIFVSLGEAITERSGRINLGLEGTLVFGAMTAYAIAVITGSPWLGVLAAMAAGCVFGLIHGFICKFPRVNDIAIGIAMMQFGLGFAFFLGKPFIQPAAPKLPSIPLGSWSSLPQVQAALNINVLFFIGLALALFLFWAFKNTRLGLVLRVVGDSTDAARAMGISPDRVRLLATAIGGSLTAIGGAYLSLFYPGSWNEGISSGQGLMAVALVIFARWNPINCFLAALLFGGAGALGPALQSVGVTQGYYLFYAAPYVLTLAILIATSSPNRALAGAPGELSLTK; from the coding sequence ATGGACGAGACGGGTATCGGTCTATGGGGCGTGCCTTTGGCGATTCTTGCCGGCGCCATCCGGGTTTCGACCCCTTTCATCTTCGTATCGCTGGGCGAGGCGATCACCGAGCGCTCCGGCCGCATCAATCTCGGCCTTGAAGGCACGCTCGTCTTCGGTGCCATGACCGCCTATGCGATCGCGGTCATCACGGGCTCTCCATGGCTCGGCGTACTTGCGGCGATGGCTGCGGGCTGCGTCTTCGGGCTGATCCACGGCTTCATCTGCAAGTTCCCGCGGGTCAACGACATCGCGATCGGCATTGCCATGATGCAGTTCGGCCTCGGCTTCGCCTTTTTCCTCGGAAAGCCGTTCATCCAGCCGGCGGCTCCCAAGCTGCCGTCGATCCCTCTCGGCAGTTGGTCCTCTCTGCCGCAGGTCCAGGCCGCGCTGAATATCAATGTCCTGTTCTTCATCGGCCTGGCGCTGGCGCTCTTCCTGTTCTGGGCTTTCAAGAATACTCGCCTCGGCCTCGTCCTGCGTGTCGTTGGCGACAGCACCGACGCGGCGCGAGCGATGGGGATCAGTCCAGATCGTGTCCGGCTGCTTGCAACGGCAATCGGAGGATCGCTGACCGCGATCGGCGGTGCCTATCTGTCGCTGTTCTATCCCGGCTCATGGAACGAGGGGATTTCTTCAGGCCAGGGGCTGATGGCAGTCGCGCTGGTGATCTTTGCGCGCTGGAACCCGATCAACTGCTTTCTGGCAGCACTGCTTTTCGGCGGTGCCGGTGCTCTCGGCCCTGCCCTGCAATCGGTCGGCGTCACCCAGGGTTACTACCTGTTCTACGCCGCCCCCTATGTGCTGACGCTCGCCATCCTGATTGCCACATCATCGCCCAACCGTGCGCTGGCCGGCGCACCGGGCGAGCTGTCCCTGACGAAGTGA
- a CDS encoding ABC transporter permease, protein MTVEINDPALSMAAGGRTSLRPILEWLARRAEPVVIGLAAILAGLALFSIFILVIGKSPITLFQIMYAGGFGSWFSIQNSLSRAAPLLLTALCVALPARLGLVIIGGEGALVLGGVAAAATAVPLAGILPPLPLLVLMAVAAMIVGGLWIGLAGFLRHYRGVNETISSLLLAYIAIALMNQLVEGVLRDPASLNKPSTKPLPTAYMIGDMPGMDVHWGLAIGIVACIVSWTLIEATSFGFAARMAGGNVRAAQIQGLPVGRLIVGFTAIAGSFAGLAGMLEVAAVQGSANASLAAGYGYTGILVAFLARQNPLAIIPIAFLLGGLEASGGLIQRRMGLPDATVLALQGTLFIVILFCETFYGRFKIFNPDLWKRSL, encoded by the coding sequence ATGACGGTCGAAATAAACGATCCCGCATTATCCATGGCAGCCGGCGGCAGGACCTCTCTCCGCCCGATCCTCGAATGGCTGGCACGACGGGCAGAACCCGTCGTGATTGGGCTCGCCGCGATCCTGGCCGGCCTGGCGCTATTCTCCATCTTCATCCTGGTGATCGGCAAATCGCCGATCACCCTCTTTCAGATCATGTATGCCGGCGGCTTCGGCAGCTGGTTCTCGATCCAGAACAGCCTGTCGCGAGCAGCCCCCCTACTCCTGACGGCGCTCTGTGTTGCCTTGCCGGCGAGGCTCGGCCTCGTCATTATCGGAGGCGAGGGCGCGCTGGTACTCGGTGGCGTCGCGGCCGCAGCAACCGCCGTGCCGCTGGCCGGCATCCTTCCGCCTCTTCCACTCCTCGTTCTAATGGCCGTGGCCGCCATGATCGTCGGAGGTTTGTGGATCGGCCTCGCCGGGTTCCTGAGGCACTATAGGGGCGTCAACGAGACGATCTCTTCGCTTCTTCTTGCCTATATCGCCATCGCCCTGATGAACCAGCTCGTCGAGGGCGTGCTCCGTGATCCAGCGAGCTTGAACAAGCCTTCCACCAAGCCGTTGCCGACGGCCTACATGATCGGCGACATGCCCGGCATGGATGTACATTGGGGTCTTGCAATCGGCATCGTCGCTTGCATCGTCTCATGGACCCTGATCGAGGCGACGAGTTTCGGCTTTGCCGCGCGCATGGCCGGCGGCAATGTCCGGGCAGCACAGATTCAAGGCTTGCCCGTCGGCCGGTTGATCGTCGGCTTCACGGCCATCGCGGGCTCGTTTGCCGGGCTTGCCGGAATGCTCGAAGTCGCTGCCGTCCAGGGAAGCGCCAATGCCTCGCTTGCCGCCGGCTACGGCTATACCGGCATTCTCGTCGCGTTCCTGGCGCGGCAGAATCCGCTGGCCATCATCCCTATCGCCTTCCTGCTTGGCGGGCTCGAAGCATCCGGCGGCCTCATCCAGCGGCGCATGGGCCTGCCTGATGCCACGGTGCTGGCACTGCAAGGCACGCTCTTCATCGTCATTCTCTTCTGCGAGACCTTTTACGGTCGCTTCAAGATCTTCAATCCCGACCTATGGAAAAGGAGCCTGTGA
- a CDS encoding isochorismatase family cysteine hydrolase — protein sequence MVEISAEPFAFQARLNELALVVIDMQRDFAEPGGFGASLGNDVSRVTKIVPDVKRLIEGFRAAGLPVIHTMECHRPDLSDLPPAKRDRGNPELRIGDPGPMGRILIAGEAGTAILPELAPLDGEVVIEKPGKGAFYATELGEVLKEKGITQLVFAGVTTEVCVQTTMREANDRGYECLLCEEATESYFPEFKAAAIAMIRAQGAIVGWTAHIDDILKGLGNA from the coding sequence ATGGTGGAGATTTCAGCAGAGCCATTCGCCTTTCAGGCAAGGCTGAACGAACTTGCACTCGTCGTCATCGACATGCAACGTGACTTCGCCGAACCGGGCGGCTTCGGTGCGAGCCTCGGCAACGACGTGTCCCGCGTGACGAAGATCGTGCCGGATGTGAAGCGGCTGATCGAAGGGTTTCGCGCTGCCGGCCTCCCCGTCATCCACACGATGGAATGCCACCGCCCGGACCTTTCCGATCTGCCGCCGGCCAAACGCGACCGTGGCAATCCCGAGCTTCGGATCGGCGATCCGGGGCCGATGGGGCGCATCCTCATCGCAGGCGAGGCCGGAACCGCAATCCTCCCCGAGCTCGCCCCGCTCGATGGCGAGGTGGTTATCGAAAAGCCTGGCAAGGGGGCTTTCTATGCCACCGAGCTCGGCGAGGTACTGAAAGAAAAAGGCATAACCCAGCTCGTCTTTGCCGGGGTTACCACCGAGGTCTGCGTCCAGACGACAATGCGCGAGGCAAACGACCGCGGTTACGAATGCCTGCTCTGCGAAGAGGCAACCGAAAGCTATTTCCCCGAATTCAAGGCTGCGGCAATCGCCATGATCCGGGCGCAAGGCGCGATCGTCGGGTGGACGGCGCATATCGACGACATTCTGAAAGGACTGGGCAATGCCTGA